From a region of the Syngnathoides biaculeatus isolate LvHL_M chromosome 2, ASM1980259v1, whole genome shotgun sequence genome:
- the arhgef25a gene encoding rho guanine nucleotide exchange factor 25 isoform X1, translated as MKGLPKNQGRTDQMLGAIADMLTSVAMPNQQWLVEGGETDLPSSEEERGAVQGQCEPEAQDWEQPKEGTDSYSAAGSEGSISTSVASLPPLASSSSAPSSPGSKRSVSTLKKWLTNPVRKLSAGATAKGNSKLEGKPPPHPSQSQSQDLGGSLRPDEPLTIIPVTHTELQELKDGLASPEDLSPATLQSPAYITDSLIGCTSVLHTQDTLDTQSTSVVPDDSGSILMDDTSSQWSSAADTEEERRSALEKSLYVLKELIETEKHYVADLGLIVEGYMATMNAKGIPEDMKGKDKIVFGNIHQIFDWHKDYFLGELEKCVAEPERLGQLFIKHERRLHMYVVYCQNKPKSEHIVSEYIETYFEELRQQLGHRLQLNDLLIKPVQRIMKYQLLLKDFLKYYTKAGMDTEELEKAVEVMCFVPKRCNDMMNVGRLQGFEGKITAQGKLLQQDTFTVTEQDSGFLSRAKERRVFLFEQLVIFSEPIDKKKGFSLPGYIFKSSIKVSCLGVEPAVEGDDARFVLTSRNPDGSLVRFQLLGSSPETCRAWVNDVVQILETQRNFLNALQSPIEYQRRESKSNSLGRCMRPPVSTASVLRPHSSASIDRHRLPSLHSHNTSLPALHLPSQGPARGPSETNLLQNPNSPDSISPSHVQLSLSNPSSCPAVLNGLYTLSTQTTQRAGDVCRRGQAADSGSQAPFSGPSAGRRPSNLAQLAEDDL; from the exons ACTCATACTCGGCAGCAGGCAGCGAGGGTAGCATCTCCACCTCTGTGGCGTCCCTGCCTCCGCTGGCGTCCAGCAGCTCAGCCCCCAGCTCCCCTGGCTCCAAGCGTTCTGTAAGCACCCTTAAGAAGTGGCTCACAAACCCCGTTCGCAAGCTCAGCGCCGGGGCCACGGCCAAAGGAAACTCCAAACTAGAGGGAaagcctcctcctcacccgtcTCAGAGTCAAAGCCAGGACCTGGGTGGCTCCCTGAGGCCTGATGAGCCTCTTACTATCATCCCTGTCACACATACAGAACTG CAGGAGTTGAAAGATGGCCTGGCTAGCCCTGAGGATCTGTCGCCGGCGACACTCCAGTCCCCCGCTTACATAACTGACTCACTGATTGGCTGCACATCGGTGCTTCACACGCAG GACACTCTGGACACGCAGTCTACCTCTGTTGTGCCAGATGACAGCGGCTCTATCCTGATGGACGACACTTCCAGTCAATGGTCTTCAGCGGCTGACACTGAGGAGGAACGGAGGAGTGCTCTGGAGAAAAGCTT GTACGTACTAAAGGAGCTCATTGAGACGGAGAAGCATTATGTAGCAGACCTGGGCCTCATAGTGGAG GGCTACATGGCCACTATGAACGCTAAAGGCATACCGGAGGACATGAAGGGAAAGGACAAGATTGTTTTTGGGAACATTCACCAAATATTTGACTGGCATAAAGA CTACTTCCTGGGAGAGCTGGAGAAGTGTGTGGCAGAGCCGGAGCGACTGGGTCAGCTCTTCATTAAACAC GAGAGACGTCTGCATATGTACGTGGTGTACTGCCAGAACAAACCCAAGTCCGAGCACATTGTCTCGGAATACATTGAAACTTACTTTGAG GAATTGCGTCAGCAACTGGGTCACAGGCTGCAACTCAATGACCTGCTCATCAAACCTGTCCAGAGGATCATGAAGTATCAGTTGCTACTCAAG GACTTCCTGAAGTATTACACTAAAGCTGGGATGGACACAGAGGAGTTGGAG AAAGCAGTAGAAGTGATGTGCTTTGTGCCAAAACGTTGCAATGACATGATGAATGTGGGCCGACTTCAAGGCTTCGAG GGGAAGATCACAGCCCAGGGGAAGCTGCTCCAGCAGGACACCTTCACCGTCACCGAGCAAGACAGCGGCTTCCTGTCCCGGGCCAAGGAAAGAAGGGTCTTCCTGTTTGAGCAGCTGGTCATCTTCAGTGAGCCCATTGACAAGAAGAAGGGCTTCTCACTCCCTGGGTACATCTTTAAGAGCAGTATCAAG GTGAGCTGCCTTGGGGTTGAGCCTGCTGTGGAAGGTGATGACGCACGCTTCGTGTTGACATCGCGCAATCCCGACGGGAGCTTAGTTCGCTTCCAGTTGCTGGGCTCCTCGCCGGAGACGTGCAGAGCCTGGGTCAACGACGTGGTTCAGATCTTAGAGACACAACGCAACTTCCTCAACG CCTTACAGTCACCTATTGAGTACCAACGGCGGGAAAGCAAGTCCAATAGTTTGGGCCGCTGCATGAGACCCCCTGTGTCCACCGCCAGTGTCCTGAGGCCCCACTCCTCAGCGTCCATTGACCGCCACAGGCTGCCCTCCCTCCATTCCCATAACACATCCCTGCCCGCCCTTCATCTGCCCAGCCAAGGCCCAGCTCGAGGACCAAGTGAGACCAACTTACTGCAGAAT CCAAATTCTCCTGACTCCATTTCTCCATCACACGTTCAGCTGAGCTTGTCGAATCCGTCCAGCTGCCCCGCCGTTTTAAACGGGCTGTACACACTGTCTACTCAAACTACACAG AGAGCAGGCGACGTCTGCCGTAGGGGTCAAGCGGCGGATTCTGGAAGCCAGGCTCCGTTTTCGGGTCCCTCAGCTGGACGACGCCCGAGCAACCTCGCCCAGCTCGCTGAAGATGACCTATGA
- the arhgef25a gene encoding rho guanine nucleotide exchange factor 25 isoform X2, with product MKRGHPHHHHRHHRGCCGCQHLFRKVLTKCGCCYARVRDSYSAAGSEGSISTSVASLPPLASSSSAPSSPGSKRSVSTLKKWLTNPVRKLSAGATAKGNSKLEGKPPPHPSQSQSQDLGGSLRPDEPLTIIPVTHTELQELKDGLASPEDLSPATLQSPAYITDSLIGCTSVLHTQDTLDTQSTSVVPDDSGSILMDDTSSQWSSAADTEEERRSALEKSLYVLKELIETEKHYVADLGLIVEGYMATMNAKGIPEDMKGKDKIVFGNIHQIFDWHKDYFLGELEKCVAEPERLGQLFIKHERRLHMYVVYCQNKPKSEHIVSEYIETYFEELRQQLGHRLQLNDLLIKPVQRIMKYQLLLKDFLKYYTKAGMDTEELEKAVEVMCFVPKRCNDMMNVGRLQGFEGKITAQGKLLQQDTFTVTEQDSGFLSRAKERRVFLFEQLVIFSEPIDKKKGFSLPGYIFKSSIKVSCLGVEPAVEGDDARFVLTSRNPDGSLVRFQLLGSSPETCRAWVNDVVQILETQRNFLNALQSPIEYQRRESKSNSLGRCMRPPVSTASVLRPHSSASIDRHRLPSLHSHNTSLPALHLPSQGPARGPSETNLLQNPNSPDSISPSHVQLSLSNPSSCPAVLNGLYTLSTQTTQRAGDVCRRGQAADSGSQAPFSGPSAGRRPSNLAQLAEDDL from the exons ACTCATACTCGGCAGCAGGCAGCGAGGGTAGCATCTCCACCTCTGTGGCGTCCCTGCCTCCGCTGGCGTCCAGCAGCTCAGCCCCCAGCTCCCCTGGCTCCAAGCGTTCTGTAAGCACCCTTAAGAAGTGGCTCACAAACCCCGTTCGCAAGCTCAGCGCCGGGGCCACGGCCAAAGGAAACTCCAAACTAGAGGGAaagcctcctcctcacccgtcTCAGAGTCAAAGCCAGGACCTGGGTGGCTCCCTGAGGCCTGATGAGCCTCTTACTATCATCCCTGTCACACATACAGAACTG CAGGAGTTGAAAGATGGCCTGGCTAGCCCTGAGGATCTGTCGCCGGCGACACTCCAGTCCCCCGCTTACATAACTGACTCACTGATTGGCTGCACATCGGTGCTTCACACGCAG GACACTCTGGACACGCAGTCTACCTCTGTTGTGCCAGATGACAGCGGCTCTATCCTGATGGACGACACTTCCAGTCAATGGTCTTCAGCGGCTGACACTGAGGAGGAACGGAGGAGTGCTCTGGAGAAAAGCTT GTACGTACTAAAGGAGCTCATTGAGACGGAGAAGCATTATGTAGCAGACCTGGGCCTCATAGTGGAG GGCTACATGGCCACTATGAACGCTAAAGGCATACCGGAGGACATGAAGGGAAAGGACAAGATTGTTTTTGGGAACATTCACCAAATATTTGACTGGCATAAAGA CTACTTCCTGGGAGAGCTGGAGAAGTGTGTGGCAGAGCCGGAGCGACTGGGTCAGCTCTTCATTAAACAC GAGAGACGTCTGCATATGTACGTGGTGTACTGCCAGAACAAACCCAAGTCCGAGCACATTGTCTCGGAATACATTGAAACTTACTTTGAG GAATTGCGTCAGCAACTGGGTCACAGGCTGCAACTCAATGACCTGCTCATCAAACCTGTCCAGAGGATCATGAAGTATCAGTTGCTACTCAAG GACTTCCTGAAGTATTACACTAAAGCTGGGATGGACACAGAGGAGTTGGAG AAAGCAGTAGAAGTGATGTGCTTTGTGCCAAAACGTTGCAATGACATGATGAATGTGGGCCGACTTCAAGGCTTCGAG GGGAAGATCACAGCCCAGGGGAAGCTGCTCCAGCAGGACACCTTCACCGTCACCGAGCAAGACAGCGGCTTCCTGTCCCGGGCCAAGGAAAGAAGGGTCTTCCTGTTTGAGCAGCTGGTCATCTTCAGTGAGCCCATTGACAAGAAGAAGGGCTTCTCACTCCCTGGGTACATCTTTAAGAGCAGTATCAAG GTGAGCTGCCTTGGGGTTGAGCCTGCTGTGGAAGGTGATGACGCACGCTTCGTGTTGACATCGCGCAATCCCGACGGGAGCTTAGTTCGCTTCCAGTTGCTGGGCTCCTCGCCGGAGACGTGCAGAGCCTGGGTCAACGACGTGGTTCAGATCTTAGAGACACAACGCAACTTCCTCAACG CCTTACAGTCACCTATTGAGTACCAACGGCGGGAAAGCAAGTCCAATAGTTTGGGCCGCTGCATGAGACCCCCTGTGTCCACCGCCAGTGTCCTGAGGCCCCACTCCTCAGCGTCCATTGACCGCCACAGGCTGCCCTCCCTCCATTCCCATAACACATCCCTGCCCGCCCTTCATCTGCCCAGCCAAGGCCCAGCTCGAGGACCAAGTGAGACCAACTTACTGCAGAAT CCAAATTCTCCTGACTCCATTTCTCCATCACACGTTCAGCTGAGCTTGTCGAATCCGTCCAGCTGCCCCGCCGTTTTAAACGGGCTGTACACACTGTCTACTCAAACTACACAG AGAGCAGGCGACGTCTGCCGTAGGGGTCAAGCGGCGGATTCTGGAAGCCAGGCTCCGTTTTCGGGTCCCTCAGCTGGACGACGCCCGAGCAACCTCGCCCAGCTCGCTGAAGATGACCTATGA